The genome window GAATAGATTTTGGAATTTTGGCTACCATCATTTAAAATCAAAGCAATATATCCATCAACTACAAGGTAAATATGATTATCTATATCAATTTTTTCTGTTAATAGGCTGGCGTTTTTCGGTACATCAATTTGTTCATAAGCTATTTTTCCTTCATGGGATAAACGAATAAATTCTTGGTAATTATATAAATTTTTTGGCATGATTGTTTTCTCCAATCTTCTTTTGTAAACATAATTGTATCAGAATGCAAAAGAACGGTTTTACGCAGTCTAGTAGTGTTTTACGTATAAATGTTTCTAAAATGTGAAATTTTTAACTCATTATAAGTCTTTTTTTAGTGAAAAATACTGATAAGCTTTTGTGGTGTGCGAGTTTAGACTGTTTTGCCACGAAAGTCCGAAATTAGTCTTTTTTTATCGAATTGTTGCGAACGTAGGTTCTGTGTTATAATTCAACTGGATTGTAAAGGAGGACTATTGATGAGAAAAGTGCGTATTTCAGTTAGGCGTTTAGTAGAGTTTGTGCGGAGAAGCGGTAGTATCGATAACCGGATGACTAGTTCAGACCGCGCCTTAGAAGGAACAAAAATTCATCAATTACTCCAAAAAGAAGCTGGGGAAGAATATGCTGCAGAGGTACGGCTAAACCTAGACCGAATAGTGGACGGAATTGCTTTTTCGCTTGATGGACGCGCAGATGGCATCATAAATGGCCGAATGATTGATGAAATTAAAACAACTGAGACGCCAATGGATGAAATTACCGAAAATTTTCGACCTCTTCACTGGGCGCAACTTATTTGTTATGGATTTATGCTTGCAGAAAAGTCCGATTTGGCAGAAGTTACTCTACAATTAACGTATTATCAAGTAGTTGACAAAGAAGTAAAACAATTTCAACGTGTAATGAGTCGCGAGGAACTGAGCGTTTTTGTGGACGATTTACTTTCCCAATACGCTATTTGGGCAAAGGCATCTGCCGCTTGGGAAATGAAACGAAATAAAACAATTCAAGAATTAACGTTTCCATATGACAGCTATAGAAGTGGGCAAAGAGAGCTTGCGATTGCGGTGTACCGAACAATATCTTCAGAAGAAAGTTTGTTTTGTGAAGCGCCCACAGGTATCGGCAAAACAATGTCGACTTTGTTTCCCGGTATTAAAGCTATGGGTGAAGGGAAAACGGATAAATTGTTTTACTTTACTGCAAAAACCATTACGCGGCAAGTTGCCGAAGATGCGCTAGATGAGATGCGTCGTAAAGGACTTGCTGCAAGGAGTGTTACAATAACTGCGAAGGATAAGATATGCTTTTTAGACGAGAGGAAATGTGAACCAGATCATTGCCAATTTGCGCGAGGTTATTATGATCGTTTGAACGAAGCATTGTTTGATATGTTGCAATCCGAAGAAGCAATTACCCGTCAAGTTGTTGAGAGTTATGCCCGGAAATACACACTTTGTCCATTTGAATTATCGCTGGATGTGGCTCTTTTTTGTGATGTAATAGTTTGTGATTATAATTATTTATTCGACCCGGTAGTCTACTTGAAACGTTTCTTTGCAGAAGGGCCAGGTAAATATACTTTTCTGGTGGATGAAGTGCATAATTTAGTAGACCGTGCGCGCTCGATGTACTCAGCGACATTAAAAAAATCTGCAGTTATGCAAGTCAAACGGAGACTGGACGCAAAAAATAACAAGCGATTGCTAAATGCAATCAATGTGATGAATAAAGACATGATCGCACTCAATAAAAAACTAAAGGATTTAGATGAAACTATATATGTGCAAAAAAATGAACTCATTGATTGGAATGAATCGGTCCTAAAATTCACCTTTGTAGCGAAGGAATGGTTGCCGCAAAATACTCAGTCAGAAATACAAGCGGATGTGTTGGAACTTTATTTTGAAAGTTTGAGATATGTTGCAATTGCGGATTTTTATGATGATCGTTACGTCACACAAGTAACGAAAAGCCACGGAGATTTAGAAATAAAACAAGTATGCTTGGATCCGTCGTTCTTATTATCAGAAAGACTGAAACTCGGAAGCAGCTCGGTGCTCTTTTCAGCAACGCTTCGACCAATAGATTACTATACAAATTTACTTGGTGGTCAAGAAGACACGAGTAGAATGATTTTTTCTTCACCATTTAAACAAAAAAACATGCATTTACTAGTAGCGGATTATATTAGTACGAAATACCAAATGCGCGAAAATAGTATGGAAGCTGTCGTAGATGCTCTCTATGCTCTAGTCTCTGGGGAAAACGGCAACTATTTATTTTTCTTTCCATCATTTCTATATTTACAAAAGGTATACGATTTATTTAAAGAAAAATATCCTAACATCAGGTTGCAAAAACAAGAAACTGCTATGGATGAAGAGCGACGGGAGCATTTTTTAGAAAGATTTCAAGCAGAGAATGTAGAAACCTTGATTGGCTTTTGCGTCTTAGGAGGCGTTTTTTCAGAAGGGGTAGATCTTCGTGGCAACCGATTAGTCGGTGCGGCAGTTGTTGGAGTAGGACTTGCGCAACTGAATCACGAATCTGATTTAATTAAAGATTATTATAATGAAACGATTGGTCGGGGATTTGATTATGCATATCAGATACCAGGAATGAATAAGGTGCTTCAAGCAGTTGGCCGGGTTATTCGAGGAGAATCGGACCGTGGCGTAGTGTTGTTAATAGAAGAACGATTTTCTGCCGATCGTTACCGAGCATTATTCCCTACGCACTGGAACCATGCGAAAACAGTGAAGAGCAAAGACGATATCTCCCGAGAAGTGGCCGGATTTTGGCGGAATAGCTAATTTTCTAGTAGAATAGAAGTAATTAGTCATTTTTGGGAGGAAATTATGTATAAAATTATTGCGATAGATATTGATGGCACTTTATTAAACGACACACACGAAATCACACCAGCTGTGCGTGATTCTATTAAAGCTGCGAAAGCAAAAGGGGTAAAAGTAGTATTATGTACAGGTCGTCCACTTGCAGGAATTAAAAAAAGCTTAATTGAACTAGATCTTTTAGATGAAGGGGATTACGCAATTACGTTTAATGGGGCGGTTGTGTTAGAAACAGCTTCAGAAAAAACATTAGCAGATATAACCTTAAATAAAACTGAGCTAGAAGAAATTTATGCATTTTGTCACGCGGAAAATGTTAACGTCACTTATTTTGATGGAAAAAACATGTATGTACCAAGCCGCAAAATCACAGAAATCACTTGTCAAGATTCGCTGCTACTTGGTACGCCACTATATCATTTACCTGTAGAAGAAGCGCCTGAATCTATTCATGTTTCCAAAGTTATGCTATTAGACTCACCTGAAAAAATTACCGATGTGATAAAAAAATTACCAGAGAATATCAAAGAAAAATTTTACGTTGTCCGGAGTGTTCCATATAACTTAGAGTTCTTGCAAAAAGGGGTTAATAAAGGATCAGCTCTCGCTAGTTTAGCAGATAAAATTGGGGTGGACCAAAGTGAAGTCATGAGTATTGGAGATCAGGAAAACGATATTACCATGATCGAGTACGCTGGTATGGGAGTTGCGATGGGAAATGCGACAGAGCATATTAAAGAAATCGCCAACTATACAACAACTACTAATAATGAAGATGGTGTGGCACAGGCTATTCAAATGCTTATTCTGGACCGATAAAATAGCGAATGGTAGTAAAAATAGAGTATTGCAATAAAGTATAAATGGATACTAAAAAGCATACACATTGCTACAAAAAGCCGAAACTTCCTATAAAGGAGTTTCGGTTTTTTTGTTCAATTAAGTACTTTATAATATATAGTCCTTTAAAATAGTCACTAAAAGTTCATAAAGATGGCGTTTTAGGAGCAGTACTTCCGAAAAGTGATATAGCTTGGAGTTACTCAATTGTCATATGATATGTGATAATAACAAAACTTCATTAGTAAAGGATGAATTTGTAATGAGTAAAAACGGAAACTTTTTAAAAAAAGTTGGGTTAGCTTTCTTAAGTATTTTAATCGTTGCTAGCACAATCTTCCAAACGACAGTTGTGAAAGCAGCAACGAGTTATGGTTCTCAGTTTTTAAACACAGTAGAACTTTTAGACAAGGACGGTGTGCCGCAAACGGATTTTGGCTACTATGACAACATGGATGTGCATTACACTTGGTCTATCCCTAATTCAACAAACGTAAAAGCGGGCGACACAATGGATTTCACGCTGCCAAGTCAATTGGCGCTGGCAACCGATCTCGCTTTTGACGTGAAAGATAGTAAAGGTCAAGTAGTTGGAACGGCCACTGTAAAAAAGGCAACAAATCAAGTAACACTAGTTTTCAGTGATTATGTAGAAAAACATTCCGATGTTAAGGGCGAACTGGATTTCTGGACTGCTTTTAACCAAAAAGTAATTACTGGAAATGAAACAGTTGATTTAGTATTCCCTCTTGAAAATGGAACAACCGTAATAGATGTAGAAGTTGGTGAAAAAACACCAGTTAGCCCGACAGAAACGCTTTTCAAATATGGTTGGGTAGATGCTAGTAATCCAAGTTTGATTCATTGGGTTGTTCGCGTGAATTACGCTAAAGTTAATATCCCAAATGCTGTTTTCACCGACATCATTGGCGCAAAACAAACATTAAATTTTGATTCTATTAAAGCCTTTCACGGAACGTACTCAGCGGACCGAGTATTTACAGCAGGTGCGCCGATTTCCAGCACCAATTTTTCTGCGACAAGTGACGGGTTTAGTGTAGCTTTAGGAAATCTAACTGATTCAGTGCAAATTTCTTACACAACCACTACTACAGATGGTGGGAAGTCCACTCAGTATGATAATACTGCTAAATTAGCCGGAACTGATTTTGTGACAAAGCAAACGTCTACTTGGACACCAGCATCAGGCGGTGGCGGTGAAGGAGGAGGAACAACTGGTTCAGTAACACTTACGAAAGAAGATGCGAAAACAAAAGCAACTCTCGCAGGTGCGGAATTCAAATTAGTGGATTCAAAAGGCACTGTTCTACAAGAAAGCATTATAACAGATACGAACGGAAAACTTAGTATTGCAGACCTGAAATTTGACACCTATCAATTAATCGAAACAAAAGCCCCGACAGGCTATAAACTTGATACAACACCAGTAGAATTCACTATTGGTGAAAACAACCAAGCAATTACAGTGACAAAAGAAAATACACTTAACACTGGCTCCGTAGAATTAACAAAACTAGATGCCGCAACCAAAGCAACCCTAGCAGGAGCAACATTTGAATTACAAGATAAAGAAGGAAATACGCTCCAAACAGACTTGAAAACAGATGAAGATGGCGTTCTAAAAGTAACTGATTTAGTACCAGGCAGTTACCAATTTGTCGAAACAAGTGCTCCAACAGGCTACAAGTTAGACAATAACCTAGTTAGTTTTGAAATTGTCGCTGGTGAGACAGATCAAGTAGTAAAAGTAACAAAAGAAAACACACTAGAAGTTGGCTCCGTGGAACTAACAAAGTTAGACTCTGCAACCAAAGCAACCCTAGCCGGAGCAACATTTGAATTACAAGATAAAGAAGGAAATACATTACAAACTGGTTTAACTACGGACGAAAATGGCGTTCTAAAAGTAACTGATTTAGTACCAGGGACATACCAATTTGTGGAAACAAAAGCCCCGATTGGATATGAACTTGATACGACCCCAGTTAGTTTTGAAATTGTCGCTGGTGAGACAGACCCAATAGTAAAAGTAACAAAAGAAAACACATTAGTACCACCAACACCAGTACCACCAACACCAGTACCACCAACACCAGTACCGCCTACTCCGTTACCACCAGTACCATATGAACCAACTGTGCCACCAACAAAACCAGAAGTACCAGTTACGCCTAAGAAAACAGAAAACAGCGAGGATAGTCCAAAAACAACCCCGATAAGAATAACTCAAAGTCTTCCTAAAACAGGAGATACAAATAGTTTTGCTGGCTTAGGAGTAATCCTGATAGCCTTGTCATTAAGCGGTCTTCTGCTGAAGCGCAAATAGAAAAAACAGGCTTAGATAATTATCTAAGCCTGTTTTAATTAGGTCATTTTAGAATCTTAATCGTCACAAAACGTTCACAATTAGGAGATTTTTTGATAGATAAGAACCGATTTTTAGGAAAAATAATGTATAATCACTATGAATTAGTAATAAATTTATGATTGAAATTAACTAAAAAAGGATGGTTTTTTTATGAAGAAACGCACGACAATGATGTCTAATCTAAAGAAATTCGGATTAGCATTTCTTAGCGTTATCTTGCTTGTAAACGTTATATTTCAGACTAACTTTGTTAAAGCAGCAACTAATTATGGGTCCGATTTTTTGAAAACTGTTGAATTATTAGATGCAGATGGAAATCCCCAAACGGACTTCGGGTATTATGATAGCATCAAGGTTCACTATACTTGGGAAATCCCCAATTCAACTAATGTTAAGGAAGGCGACACAATGGAATTTGTGTTACCTCCAGAGCTGAAGATAGTTACAGATTTAGACTTTTCTTTAAAAGATCACGATGGCAACACGGTAGGTCATGTGATTGCTAAAAAATCGACTGGCCAAGTAGTTATTACATTTACAGACTTTGTCGAAAAAAACTCCAATATTAGTGGATATCTCGATTTTTGGACTAATTGGGATAAATCATTAGTAGAAGGTAATGAAAATGTTCCAGTTGAATTTCCAGTAAATGGTACCACAGAAACAATTGATGTGGGTGTTGGAGGCAAAAATCAAATCGACCCGGATGAAAGCTTATATAAATACGGCTGGGCTGATGCTGAAAATCCTGAGCTTATCCAGTGGGTTGTGCGAGTTAACTATTCCAAACAAAACATTCAAAATGCCGTTTATGAAGACTTTATTGGACCAAAACAAGTCGTTGATTTTAATTCAATAAAAGCATTCCACGGCGAGTTTGACCCGGATGATAACTTCACACCAGGAGCTGAGGTGCCTTCATCTGCAATTACTCAAACAACGGATGGTTTTAAAGTTGATCTAGGAAATTTAACAGATTCTGTCAAAATTTCATACTACACAACTTCTACCGACAACGGAGCATCGCCTAACTACACTAATAAAGGGCAATTAACAGGCGATAACTTCATTAAACAAGAAATCGAAGTCGCAACACCAACATCAGGAGGCGGCGGTGGTGGAGAAGGGACAACTGGTTCTGTTGAATTAACGAAAACAGATGATTCG of Listeria monocytogenes contains these proteins:
- a CDS encoding SpaA isopeptide-forming pilin-related protein; its protein translation is MKKRTTMMSNLKKFGLAFLSVILLVNVIFQTNFVKAATNYGSDFLKTVELLDADGNPQTDFGYYDSIKVHYTWEIPNSTNVKEGDTMEFVLPPELKIVTDLDFSLKDHDGNTVGHVIAKKSTGQVVITFTDFVEKNSNISGYLDFWTNWDKSLVEGNENVPVEFPVNGTTETIDVGVGGKNQIDPDESLYKYGWADAENPELIQWVVRVNYSKQNIQNAVYEDFIGPKQVVDFNSIKAFHGEFDPDDNFTPGAEVPSSAITQTTDGFKVDLGNLTDSVKISYYTTSTDNGASPNYTNKGQLTGDNFIKQEIEVATPTSGGGGGGEGTTGSVELTKTDDSSQKNPLEGAEFKLVNGAGATVQTGLKTNADGKLAISNLKYDTYQLIETKAPQGYVLDASPVKFTIDDTHQSLFVSKENTAIKGSVSLEKVDRDTKSLLADAEFELQDKDGNTLKTNLKTDQKGKLTVADLLPGEYQFVETKAPTGYILDTTPLKFKISTEALNVTVTKENTKKPEIPKVPVPPKKPEKPDKIISEDSKQTALPKTGDSPLVNGWGLLLVAISASGLIALRRK
- a CDS encoding ATP-dependent DNA helicase, encoding MRKVRISVRRLVEFVRRSGSIDNRMTSSDRALEGTKIHQLLQKEAGEEYAAEVRLNLDRIVDGIAFSLDGRADGIINGRMIDEIKTTETPMDEITENFRPLHWAQLICYGFMLAEKSDLAEVTLQLTYYQVVDKEVKQFQRVMSREELSVFVDDLLSQYAIWAKASAAWEMKRNKTIQELTFPYDSYRSGQRELAIAVYRTISSEESLFCEAPTGIGKTMSTLFPGIKAMGEGKTDKLFYFTAKTITRQVAEDALDEMRRKGLAARSVTITAKDKICFLDERKCEPDHCQFARGYYDRLNEALFDMLQSEEAITRQVVESYARKYTLCPFELSLDVALFCDVIVCDYNYLFDPVVYLKRFFAEGPGKYTFLVDEVHNLVDRARSMYSATLKKSAVMQVKRRLDAKNNKRLLNAINVMNKDMIALNKKLKDLDETIYVQKNELIDWNESVLKFTFVAKEWLPQNTQSEIQADVLELYFESLRYVAIADFYDDRYVTQVTKSHGDLEIKQVCLDPSFLLSERLKLGSSSVLFSATLRPIDYYTNLLGGQEDTSRMIFSSPFKQKNMHLLVADYISTKYQMRENSMEAVVDALYALVSGENGNYLFFFPSFLYLQKVYDLFKEKYPNIRLQKQETAMDEERREHFLERFQAENVETLIGFCVLGGVFSEGVDLRGNRLVGAAVVGVGLAQLNHESDLIKDYYNETIGRGFDYAYQIPGMNKVLQAVGRVIRGESDRGVVLLIEERFSADRYRALFPTHWNHAKTVKSKDDISREVAGFWRNS
- a CDS encoding SpaA isopeptide-forming pilin-related protein, with amino-acid sequence MSKNGNFLKKVGLAFLSILIVASTIFQTTVVKAATSYGSQFLNTVELLDKDGVPQTDFGYYDNMDVHYTWSIPNSTNVKAGDTMDFTLPSQLALATDLAFDVKDSKGQVVGTATVKKATNQVTLVFSDYVEKHSDVKGELDFWTAFNQKVITGNETVDLVFPLENGTTVIDVEVGEKTPVSPTETLFKYGWVDASNPSLIHWVVRVNYAKVNIPNAVFTDIIGAKQTLNFDSIKAFHGTYSADRVFTAGAPISSTNFSATSDGFSVALGNLTDSVQISYTTTTTDGGKSTQYDNTAKLAGTDFVTKQTSTWTPASGGGGEGGGTTGSVTLTKEDAKTKATLAGAEFKLVDSKGTVLQESIITDTNGKLSIADLKFDTYQLIETKAPTGYKLDTTPVEFTIGENNQAITVTKENTLNTGSVELTKLDAATKATLAGATFELQDKEGNTLQTDLKTDEDGVLKVTDLVPGSYQFVETSAPTGYKLDNNLVSFEIVAGETDQVVKVTKENTLEVGSVELTKLDSATKATLAGATFELQDKEGNTLQTGLTTDENGVLKVTDLVPGTYQFVETKAPIGYELDTTPVSFEIVAGETDPIVKVTKENTLVPPTPVPPTPVPPTPVPPTPLPPVPYEPTVPPTKPEVPVTPKKTENSEDSPKTTPIRITQSLPKTGDTNSFAGLGVILIALSLSGLLLKRK
- the yidA gene encoding sugar-phosphatase, yielding MYKIIAIDIDGTLLNDTHEITPAVRDSIKAAKAKGVKVVLCTGRPLAGIKKSLIELDLLDEGDYAITFNGAVVLETASEKTLADITLNKTELEEIYAFCHAENVNVTYFDGKNMYVPSRKITEITCQDSLLLGTPLYHLPVEEAPESIHVSKVMLLDSPEKITDVIKKLPENIKEKFYVVRSVPYNLEFLQKGVNKGSALASLADKIGVDQSEVMSIGDQENDITMIEYAGMGVAMGNATEHIKEIANYTTTTNNEDGVAQAIQMLILDR